A stretch of the Poseidonibacter parvus genome encodes the following:
- a CDS encoding PhnD/SsuA/transferrin family substrate-binding protein, protein MFFKILILLILPLFLFSQEEKLEKILAFNTNLGKMMKYQNSGSALKTWIKKVTSNNNTYINLKIYDNNENMLNDYFNKKIDILVFTPYDYVKNIEKFKSITDEYWFMKKDMKYDFHKKYLIVNNNINSLFDLKDKKIAINSANKISKFFLEKKYIEKTKKSAKKILDNIDFLANSSILLKTYFGSYDASVVDSYEYETMLELNPSITKKIKILEESPRIFNNMIIAFGNNSNMENNKLILKDFLLSKDKIEVFNLLKIKTIVPDGKNMNKLDEFYFDYVRLKKTID, encoded by the coding sequence ATGTTTTTTAAAATTTTAATATTATTAATTTTACCTCTTTTTTTATTCTCACAAGAAGAAAAACTTGAAAAAATACTAGCTTTTAATACAAATCTTGGAAAAATGATGAAATATCAAAATTCAGGAAGTGCGCTAAAAACTTGGATTAAAAAAGTAACTTCTAATAATAACACATATATAAATTTAAAAATTTATGACAATAATGAAAATATGCTTAATGATTATTTTAATAAAAAAATTGATATTTTAGTTTTTACTCCTTACGATTATGTTAAAAATATAGAAAAATTTAAAAGTATTACAGATGAATACTGGTTTATGAAAAAAGATATGAAGTATGATTTTCATAAAAAATATTTAATTGTTAATAATAATATAAATAGTCTTTTTGATTTAAAAGATAAAAAAATAGCAATAAATAGTGCAAATAAAATATCTAAATTCTTTCTAGAAAAAAAATATATAGAAAAAACTAAAAAAAGTGCAAAAAAGATTCTTGATAATATTGACTTTTTAGCCAATAGTTCTATTTTATTAAAAACATATTTTGGGTCTTATGATGCTTCTGTTGTAGATTCTTATGAGTATGAAACAATGCTTGAACTTAACCCTAGTATAACAAAAAAGATTAAAATTTTGGAAGAAAGCCCAAGAATATTTAATAATATGATTATAGCCTTTGGAAATAATAGTAATATGGAAAATAATAAATTAATTTTAAAAGATTTTCTTCTTAGTAAAGATAAAATTGAAGTATTTAATTTATTAAAAATTAAAACTATAGTGCCAGATGGAAAGAATATGAATAAGTTAGATGAGTTTTATTTTGATTATGTAAGATTAAAAAAAACCATAGATTAA
- a CDS encoding NAD(P)-binding domain-containing protein produces MTDKIYDIVIIGGGPGGIGCAIEASSHKLGEILLIEKTDNHSNTIRKFYKDNKRVDKDYKGQVSVLQGNVDFFDGTKETTLDYFDNLLDSDKIDSLFNTEVEKMIRVGDFLEVHTSNGIIKTRNAAITIGKMGKPNKPSYKIPPSIRSQVNFNLDKCSSNEKVLVVGGGNSAAEYAYDLADQNNNVTMVYRKETFSRLNETNEEILTKYDGQEKLRLRMNTDIESLENEAGKVKVNFNDGFSVLYDRVIYAIGGTTPVDFLKACGVDVDESDKPIFDKHHETTAKCVYVAGDIAMKSGGSIAIALNHGYHIVNNIIRKRGQIFSHTEIVASIEDN; encoded by the coding sequence ATGACAGATAAAATATATGACATTGTAATTATTGGTGGAGGACCTGGTGGAATAGGCTGTGCAATTGAAGCATCTTCACATAAACTAGGTGAAATTTTGTTAATTGAAAAGACTGATAATCACTCAAATACTATTAGAAAATTTTATAAAGATAATAAAAGAGTTGACAAAGATTATAAAGGTCAAGTTTCTGTTTTACAAGGAAATGTTGATTTTTTTGATGGAACTAAAGAAACTACACTTGATTACTTCGATAATTTATTAGATAGTGATAAAATAGATTCATTATTTAATACTGAAGTTGAAAAAATGATAAGAGTTGGTGATTTTTTAGAAGTTCATACTTCAAATGGAATTATTAAAACACGAAACGCAGCTATTACTATTGGAAAAATGGGTAAACCAAATAAACCCTCTTATAAAATTCCACCATCAATAAGATCTCAAGTTAATTTTAACTTAGATAAATGTTCTTCAAATGAAAAAGTATTAGTAGTTGGTGGTGGAAATTCTGCTGCTGAATATGCTTATGATTTAGCTGATCAAAATAACAATGTTACTATGGTTTATAGAAAAGAGACTTTTTCGAGACTAAATGAAACAAATGAAGAAATATTAACAAAATATGATGGTCAAGAAAAATTAAGACTTAGAATGAACACTGATATTGAATCATTAGAAAATGAAGCAGGAAAAGTAAAAGTTAATTTTAATGATGGTTTTAGCGTATTATACGATAGAGTTATCTATGCAATTGGAGGAACTACACCTGTTGACTTCTTAAAAGCATGTGGAGTGGATGTAGATGAAAGTGATAAACCTATTTTTGATAAACATCATGAAACAACAGCAAAATGTGTTTATGTTGCAGGAGATATAGCTATGAAATCTGGTGGTTCAATTGCAATTGCTTTAAATCACGGTTACCATATTGTAAATAATATAATTAGAAAAAGAGGTCAAATATTTTCACATACAGAAATAGTAGCCTCTATTGAAGATAATTAA
- the queF gene encoding preQ(1) synthase encodes MKYGEKEIREFDINNAENFWPNKNKKNYIIDIELPEFMAKCPRSGYPDFAEIKIQYTPDEKVIELKALKIYINTFMFREVSHENSANEIFDTLYENLNPKWLKVIADFKPRGNVHTVIEIDSAKM; translated from the coding sequence ATGAAATATGGTGAAAAAGAAATAAGAGAATTTGATATTAATAATGCAGAAAATTTTTGGCCAAATAAAAATAAAAAGAATTATATTATAGATATTGAATTACCTGAATTTATGGCAAAATGTCCAAGAAGTGGATATCCTGATTTTGCAGAAATTAAAATTCAATATACTCCTGATGAAAAAGTAATTGAGTTAAAAGCTTTAAAAATTTATATTAATACTTTTATGTTTAGAGAAGTATCACATGAAAACTCAGCAAATGAAATTTTTGATACATTGTATGAAAATTTAAATCCAAAATGGTTAAAAGTTATTGCAGACTTCAAGCCAAGAGGTAATGTTCATACTGTAATTGAAATTGACTCTGCGAAGATGTAG
- a CDS encoding helix-turn-helix domain-containing protein has protein sequence MERLVTTSQAAEILGLSLQGIHYRIKKNRLKSIKEGGRLFVYITSDMEKISKAKSKNETNDVIEEITPIPKNTTSNNNDVSSIIDVKNEQITLLKKSMKWMKRQYISEIKRLEKNQENMMKVLNSEIKLLQSAFNEMRSIYKPEIEELKKTNTTSETEFISLKDFSILLKRNNKSQNDIKLIILTAIKNNDRRFIYNKLEKKLLILNSDFKDLI, from the coding sequence TTGGAAAGATTAGTTACTACAAGTCAAGCAGCAGAAATACTTGGGCTTTCTTTACAAGGTATACATTATAGAATAAAAAAGAATCGATTAAAATCTATTAAAGAAGGTGGACGACTTTTCGTTTATATAACTTCAGATATGGAAAAAATATCAAAAGCTAAATCAAAAAATGAAACAAATGATGTTATCGAAGAAATTACTCCTATCCCAAAAAATACTACTTCTAATAATAATGATGTTTCATCAATTATTGATGTAAAAAATGAACAAATCACTTTATTAAAAAAATCTATGAAATGGATGAAAAGACAGTATATTTCAGAGATTAAAAGATTAGAAAAAAATCAAGAAAATATGATGAAGGTTTTAAACTCAGAAATTAAACTTCTTCAAAGTGCTTTTAATGAAATGCGTTCTATTTATAAACCTGAAATAGAAGAACTTAAAAAAACAAATACTACTAGTGAAACTGAATTTATTTCTTTAAAAGACTTCTCTATATTGTTAAAAAGAAACAACAAATCACAAAATGATATAAAACTAATTATTTTAACAGCTATAAAAAATAATGATAGAAGATTTATTTATAATAAATTAGAGAAAAAACTATTGATTTTAAATTCAGATTTTAAAGATTTAATATAA
- a CDS encoding DMT family transporter: MKKDFSVVGIFALVFAMFIWASSFIALKTAINDLEPYTVIFLRMFTASLCFLYFIKGFMKYSFSKNDIKYIILLAFFEPCLYFIFEAKAIALTTASQVGMITSLMPVITAMAAGYFLKEIISKQLIIGSLIALCGAVWLSLQAVSSVNAPNPMLGNFYELLAMVCGAGYTIVARYLSDKYSALFITAIQVFIGAIFFFPFFIYEYNTSDLNFTTNAILCVLYLGVVVTLGGYGLYNYALTKIEASKAAVFIYLIPVFTLILAYLILNEKLTLVELIASFTILFGVFISEAPLKKIYKYILKK; the protein is encoded by the coding sequence ATGAAAAAAGATTTTAGTGTTGTAGGAATATTTGCATTAGTATTTGCCATGTTTATTTGGGCAAGTTCATTTATTGCTTTAAAAACTGCAATAAATGATTTAGAACCTTATACTGTAATATTTTTACGTATGTTTACAGCATCGTTATGCTTTTTGTATTTTATAAAAGGGTTTATGAAATACTCTTTTTCTAAAAATGATATTAAATATATAATTCTTCTAGCATTTTTTGAGCCTTGTTTATATTTTATCTTTGAAGCAAAAGCTATTGCACTTACAACAGCTTCACAAGTTGGAATGATTACTTCTTTAATGCCTGTAATTACTGCAATGGCCGCTGGGTATTTTTTAAAAGAAATTATTTCAAAACAACTAATTATTGGTTCATTAATAGCACTTTGTGGAGCTGTTTGGTTGAGTCTTCAAGCAGTTTCGAGTGTAAATGCTCCAAATCCAATGTTGGGAAATTTTTATGAATTACTTGCAATGGTTTGTGGCGCAGGTTATACAATAGTTGCTAGATATTTATCTGATAAATATTCAGCTTTATTTATAACTGCAATTCAAGTTTTTATTGGTGCTATATTTTTCTTTCCTTTTTTTATATATGAATATAATACAAGTGATTTAAATTTTACTACAAATGCGATTTTGTGTGTTCTTTACTTAGGAGTTGTAGTTACACTTGGAGGATATGGTTTATATAATTATGCATTAACTAAAATCGAAGCTTCAAAAGCAGCTGTTTTTATATATTTAATTCCTGTATTTACTCTGATTTTGGCATATCTAATTCTAAATGAAAAATTAACTCTAGTAGAACTTATTGCCTCTTTTACTATTTTATTTGGTGTATTTATTTCTGAAGCACCTTTAAAAAAGATATATAAATATATTTTAAAAAAATAA
- a CDS encoding YqaA family protein codes for MVYFILFLSAFVSATLIPFGSEALLIYDIKEGYNIYYLLFFATLGNFLGSLFNYFLGLKGEEFLIKKNLVKEKSILKTKNYFDKYGSICILFSWLPLIGDPITFIAGVLKYNLKLFILLVVIAKFLRYLFLALLIL; via the coding sequence TTGGTTTATTTTATTCTTTTTTTATCAGCTTTTGTTTCTGCTACATTAATTCCTTTTGGAAGTGAAGCTTTATTAATTTATGATATCAAAGAGGGTTATAATATTTATTATCTTCTATTTTTTGCAACATTAGGAAACTTTTTAGGTTCTCTTTTTAACTATTTCTTAGGATTAAAAGGGGAAGAATTTTTAATAAAAAAGAATTTAGTTAAAGAAAAGAGTATTTTAAAAACAAAAAACTATTTTGATAAATATGGAAGTATTTGTATTTTATTTTCGTGGTTACCTCTTATTGGCGATCCAATAACATTTATTGCAGGAGTTTTAAAATATAATTTAAAACTATTTATTTTATTAGTTGTTATAGCAAAATTTTTAAGATACCTCTTTTTGGCACTTCTTATTTTGTAA
- a CDS encoding RluA family pseudouridine synthase — MPFILKKIKAIKDKKLSLFLLQDLKVNHRNAQRYASRGRIFDENLNTLKPSDKIPTEYINMAVFEGISRGLKPLIEFEEFAIFDKPTHLMVHPISKSTPYSLLDEIRFHFGENANLIHRIDAETSGLVIVGKNKKSEKTLKDMFEEKKYHKSYLALVDGEIKEEITIDSKLEKEGLNIGVRMKAGQSGKESCTIIKPIKYNPEKDITLIEALPLTGRQHQIRVHLYSIGHRIVGDPIYGIDDNIAEAYLNKELEKNKREEATGSHRLWLHANYLEFTFKDITYKIKSKNDDIYKFFTK, encoded by the coding sequence TTGCCCTTCATTTTAAAAAAAATTAAAGCTATAAAAGATAAAAAATTAAGCCTTTTTTTACTTCAAGATTTAAAAGTAAATCATCGTAATGCCCAAAGATACGCGTCTAGAGGTAGAATTTTTGATGAAAATCTAAACACATTAAAACCAAGTGATAAAATCCCTACTGAATATATAAACATGGCTGTATTTGAGGGTATTTCTAGAGGACTTAAGCCTTTAATTGAGTTTGAAGAATTTGCGATATTCGACAAACCAACGCACCTAATGGTTCACCCCATTTCTAAGAGTACTCCATACTCACTTTTAGATGAAATACGCTTTCATTTTGGAGAAAATGCCAACTTAATTCACAGAATTGATGCTGAAACTTCAGGACTTGTAATAGTAGGAAAAAACAAAAAAAGTGAAAAAACTTTAAAAGATATGTTTGAAGAAAAGAAATATCATAAGTCATATTTAGCCCTAGTTGATGGAGAAATAAAAGAAGAAATTACAATTGATTCTAAACTTGAAAAAGAAGGTTTAAATATTGGTGTTAGAATGAAAGCAGGGCAAAGTGGAAAAGAATCTTGTACTATTATTAAACCTATTAAATATAATCCAGAAAAAGACATTACATTAATTGAAGCACTTCCCTTAACAGGAAGACAACATCAAATTAGAGTTCATTTATACTCAATTGGTCATAGAATCGTAGGTGATCCAATTTATGGAATAGATGATAATATTGCTGAAGCATATTTAAATAAAGAATTAGAAAAAAACAAAAGAGAAGAAGCAACAGGAAGCCATAGATTATGGTTACATGCAAACTATTTAGAATTTACATTTAAAGATATTACTTATAAAATAAAATCTAAAAATGATGATATTTATAAGTTTTTTACAAAATAA
- the purB gene encoding adenylosuccinate lyase, producing the protein MVERYAREEMSSKWTQQARYAAWLEVEKAAVKAWNKIGLIPDEDAKKIVKNATFSVERIEEIEAVTKHDLIAFNTSVSESLGEESRWFHYGMTSSDAVDTGVALQMRDSLKLIIKDVKMLMKSIKKRAKEHKYTLMVGRSHGIHGEPITFGLTLAVWYDEMKRHLDNLKQTLKVISVGQISGAMGNFAHAPLELEEYAMKELGLKPEPCSNQVVHRDRYARLATALASMASTIEKFAVQVRHLQRTEVYECEEFFAKGQKGSSAMPHKRNPILTENITGLARSIRAHAVPAMENVALWHERDISHSSSERFWLPDAFITSDFMLHRMNNVIANLTVMPENMMKNLNLTGGLVFSQRVLLELPLQGVSREDAYRIVQRNAMKVWQEIQQGKATTNKKGESLYLQYLLGDEELRNSLSEKQIRECFNFEYYTKNVSAIFKRVFK; encoded by the coding sequence ATGGTTGAAAGATACGCAAGAGAAGAAATGAGTTCAAAGTGGACACAGCAAGCAAGATATGCAGCATGGTTAGAAGTAGAAAAAGCAGCTGTTAAAGCTTGGAATAAAATTGGATTAATTCCTGATGAAGATGCTAAAAAAATTGTAAAAAATGCAACATTTTCAGTTGAGCGAATAGAAGAAATCGAAGCTGTTACAAAACATGACTTAATTGCTTTTAACACATCTGTTTCTGAATCACTTGGCGAAGAGTCTAGATGGTTCCATTATGGTATGACTTCATCAGATGCAGTTGACACAGGTGTTGCACTTCAAATGAGAGATTCTTTAAAATTAATCATCAAAGATGTAAAAATGCTTATGAAATCTATTAAAAAAAGAGCAAAAGAGCATAAATATACTCTAATGGTAGGAAGATCTCATGGTATTCATGGTGAACCTATTACTTTTGGTCTTACACTTGCAGTATGGTATGACGAAATGAAAAGACACTTAGATAACTTAAAGCAAACTCTAAAAGTTATCTCTGTTGGTCAAATTTCTGGTGCAATGGGTAACTTTGCTCATGCTCCCTTAGAATTAGAAGAATATGCAATGAAAGAATTAGGTTTAAAACCAGAACCTTGTTCAAATCAAGTTGTACATAGAGATAGATATGCAAGATTAGCAACGGCACTAGCTTCTATGGCTTCAACTATTGAAAAATTTGCTGTTCAAGTAAGACACTTACAAAGAACAGAAGTTTACGAATGTGAAGAGTTTTTTGCAAAAGGTCAAAAAGGTTCTTCTGCGATGCCTCATAAAAGAAATCCAATTTTAACTGAAAACATTACAGGACTTGCAAGATCAATTAGAGCACATGCAGTTCCCGCTATGGAAAATGTTGCTTTATGGCATGAAAGAGATATCTCTCACTCTTCAAGTGAAAGATTCTGGTTACCAGATGCATTTATTACATCTGATTTTATGCTTCACAGAATGAATAATGTAATTGCTAACTTAACAGTTATGCCTGAAAATATGATGAAAAACTTAAACTTAACTGGTGGATTAGTGTTCTCTCAAAGAGTATTATTAGAACTACCACTTCAAGGTGTAAGTAGAGAAGATGCTTATAGAATTGTTCAAAGAAATGCTATGAAAGTTTGGCAAGAAATTCAACAAGGAAAAGCTACAACAAATAAAAAAGGTGAGTCTTTATACTTACAATATCTATTAGGTGATGAAGAATTAAGAAATTCATTATCAGAAAAACAAATTAGAGAATGTTTCAACTTTGAATATTACACAAAAAATGTTAGTGCAATTTTCAAAAGAGTATTCAAATAA
- a CDS encoding ribonucleoside-diphosphate reductase subunit alpha — protein MAIMIQKRNGRKEVLDITKIQKMTIEATEGLDGVSQSELELDAQIKFIDGMGSSDIQDALIKTAVEKIDIDVPNWTFTAARLFIFDLYHRVGKATHGIKGEPYCHFREYLQYGKDAGRILPNLGEGFDLDDLNDYIKPERDYLFNYLGIKTLYDRYLIKNNKGNPIELPQQMFMAIAIFLAQDEENKQQRAKEFYDVVSKFEVMLATPTLSNARTNRHQLSSCYIGSTPDNIEGIFDSYHEMALLSKYGGGIGWDWNQVRALGGVIDDHKSAAGGTVPFLKIANDVALAVDQLGTRKGAIAVYIEPWHMDIVDFIDLKKNSGEERRRAHDLFPSLWITDLFMERVIADSYWTLFDPYEVKDLSELHGDAFKARYEAYENDENITKDRMKAKDLWKKILTSYFESGSPFLCFKDNANRANPNSHVGHIRSSNLCTEIFQNTNPNHYKIKLEFNDGSISTYEEEDLVIVDGGIEKKANKVTALDSINGKKVFIVEKQKIDGDTAVCNLASVNLSRINTKEDIERVVPIAVRMLDNVIDLNFYPLRKVKATNLKSRSIGLGVMGEAEMLAEHKLAWGSQEHFKKIDSIMEAISYNAISSSSKLGVEKGVYPTFEGSKWSAGIMPHDHAPQAVNALVDKDLFDAAYDWDVLREEVKANGMRNGYLMAVAPTSSISILVGTTQAIEPVYKRKWFEENLSGLIPVVVPKLSPETWSYYTPAFEIDQLQVIKAAAIRQKWIDQGQSTNIFMSLDRASGKYLHEIYTLAWKLGLKSTYYLRSQSPEANNDVEDRSMECSGCQ, from the coding sequence ATGGCAATTATGATTCAAAAAAGAAATGGTCGTAAAGAAGTTTTAGATATTACTAAAATTCAAAAGATGACTATAGAAGCAACTGAAGGCTTAGATGGTGTATCTCAGAGTGAATTAGAACTTGATGCGCAAATCAAATTTATTGATGGAATGGGAAGTTCTGATATTCAAGATGCACTTATTAAAACTGCTGTTGAAAAAATTGATATTGATGTTCCAAACTGGACATTTACAGCTGCTAGATTATTTATATTTGATTTATACCATAGAGTTGGAAAAGCAACACATGGTATAAAAGGTGAGCCATACTGCCACTTTAGAGAATATTTACAATATGGAAAAGATGCGGGAAGAATTCTTCCTAACTTAGGTGAAGGTTTTGATTTAGATGATTTAAATGATTATATTAAGCCTGAACGAGATTATTTATTTAATTATCTTGGAATTAAAACTTTATACGATAGATATTTAATTAAAAATAATAAAGGTAATCCTATTGAATTACCACAGCAAATGTTTATGGCAATTGCTATTTTTCTTGCACAAGATGAAGAAAACAAACAACAAAGAGCAAAAGAGTTCTATGATGTAGTTTCTAAATTTGAAGTAATGCTTGCAACTCCAACATTGTCAAATGCAAGAACAAATAGACATCAATTATCTTCTTGTTATATTGGTTCAACACCTGATAATATTGAAGGTATTTTTGACTCTTACCATGAAATGGCATTATTGTCTAAATATGGTGGAGGAATTGGTTGGGATTGGAATCAAGTTAGAGCTTTAGGTGGTGTGATTGATGACCATAAAAGTGCTGCAGGAGGTACAGTTCCATTTCTTAAAATAGCAAATGATGTTGCATTAGCAGTTGACCAGTTAGGTACAAGAAAAGGTGCAATTGCAGTTTATATTGAGCCTTGGCATATGGATATTGTTGACTTTATTGATTTAAAGAAAAACTCAGGTGAAGAGCGTAGACGTGCGCATGACTTATTCCCTTCTTTATGGATTACTGACCTTTTTATGGAAAGAGTTATTGCTGATTCTTACTGGACTTTATTTGATCCTTATGAAGTAAAAGACTTATCTGAACTTCATGGTGATGCATTTAAAGCAAGATATGAAGCTTATGAAAATGATGAGAATATTACAAAAGATAGAATGAAAGCAAAAGATTTATGGAAAAAGATTTTAACATCTTATTTTGAATCTGGTTCACCATTCCTTTGTTTTAAAGATAATGCAAATAGAGCAAATCCAAATAGTCATGTTGGACATATTAGAAGCTCAAACCTTTGTACTGAGATTTTTCAAAATACAAACCCTAACCACTATAAAATCAAGTTAGAGTTTAATGATGGTTCAATTTCTACTTACGAAGAAGAAGATTTAGTAATAGTTGATGGTGGAATTGAAAAGAAAGCAAATAAAGTTACTGCACTTGATAGTATTAATGGTAAAAAAGTATTTATTGTTGAGAAACAAAAAATTGATGGAGATACAGCTGTATGTAACTTGGCATCTGTAAACCTTTCTAGAATTAATACTAAAGAAGATATTGAAAGAGTAGTTCCAATTGCTGTTAGAATGCTTGATAATGTTATTGATTTAAACTTTTATCCATTAAGAAAAGTAAAAGCAACTAACTTAAAATCTAGATCAATTGGTTTAGGTGTTATGGGTGAAGCTGAAATGTTAGCTGAACATAAGTTAGCATGGGGATCACAAGAGCATTTTAAAAAGATTGATTCTATTATGGAAGCAATTTCTTATAATGCTATTTCTTCATCATCTAAACTAGGTGTTGAAAAAGGTGTTTACCCAACATTTGAAGGTTCAAAATGGTCTGCTGGAATTATGCCTCATGATCATGCTCCACAAGCTGTAAATGCATTAGTTGATAAAGATTTATTTGATGCAGCTTATGATTGGGATGTATTAAGAGAAGAAGTAAAAGCAAACGGTATGAGAAATGGTTACCTAATGGCAGTGGCACCTACATCTTCAATTTCAATTCTTGTAGGAACTACTCAAGCTATTGAACCTGTATATAAAAGAAAATGGTTTGAAGAGAACTTATCAGGATTAATTCCTGTTGTTGTTCCAAAATTAAGTCCTGAAACATGGTCTTATTATACACCTGCTTTTGAAATTGACCAATTACAAGTAATTAAAGCAGCTGCAATTAGACAAAAATGGATAGATCAAGGTCAAAGTACAAATATTTTTATGAGCTTAGATAGAGCAAGTGGAAAGTACTTACATGAAATTTATACATTAGCTTGGAAACTTGGATTAAAATCAACTTATTATCTAAGAAGCCAGTCTCCTGAAGCTAATAATGATGTAGAAGATAGAAGTATGGAATGTTCTGGTTGTCAATAA
- a CDS encoding ribonucleotide-diphosphate reductase subunit beta, with protein sequence MDRKVIYNPDSKESLNDRRIFGGNSDGMINFTKMKYQWALNLWDTMEGNTWFPKEVQMTGDAKDYKYLTAPEKRMYDLVLSQLIFMDSLQTNNLMDNINPYITAPEVNACLSRQSYEEANHSKSYAVMVESISDNTDEIYDMWKNDAQLREKNNYIADVYKNLAGEITDEKIVLALFANQILEGLYFYAGFAAMYALGKSGKMLGSSQMIRFIQRDEVTHLLLFQNMINSVRKERPELFTAELEEKVRAMFRKAVELEASWGSYITQGQILGFTDAIIKQYIQYLADKRLDAVGYKPEYNVKHPIPWVDGYASFNDQRTNFFEGNVVNYSKGSIDFDDF encoded by the coding sequence ATGGACAGAAAAGTAATATATAACCCAGACTCAAAAGAGAGTTTAAACGATAGAAGAATTTTTGGTGGTAATAGTGATGGTATGATTAACTTCACTAAAATGAAATACCAATGGGCACTTAACCTTTGGGATACTATGGAAGGTAATACTTGGTTTCCTAAAGAAGTACAAATGACAGGAGATGCTAAAGATTATAAGTATCTTACAGCTCCTGAAAAAAGAATGTATGATTTAGTATTATCACAGTTAATCTTTATGGATTCATTACAAACAAATAACTTAATGGACAATATTAATCCATATATTACTGCTCCTGAAGTAAATGCATGTCTATCAAGACAATCATACGAAGAAGCTAATCATTCAAAGTCATATGCTGTTATGGTTGAATCTATATCTGATAATACAGACGAGATTTATGATATGTGGAAAAATGATGCGCAATTAAGAGAGAAAAACAATTATATTGCAGATGTTTATAAAAACCTTGCCGGTGAAATTACAGATGAAAAAATTGTTCTTGCACTTTTTGCAAATCAAATCTTAGAAGGTTTATATTTCTATGCTGGATTTGCAGCTATGTATGCGCTTGGAAAATCAGGTAAAATGCTAGGTTCTTCACAAATGATTAGATTTATTCAAAGAGATGAAGTAACACACTTACTTTTATTTCAAAACATGATTAACTCTGTTAGAAAAGAAAGACCAGAATTATTTACAGCAGAACTTGAAGAAAAAGTAAGAGCTATGTTTAGAAAAGCAGTTGAGCTTGAAGCTTCATGGGGTTCATATATCACTCAAGGTCAAATCCTAGGATTTACAGATGCAATTATTAAACAATATATTCAATACCTAGCAGATAAAAGACTTGACGCAGTTGGATATAAACCAGAATATAATGTAAAACACCCTATTCCATGGGTTGATGGTTATGCAAGTTTTAATGATCAAAGAACAAACTTCTTTGAAGGGAATGTTGTTAATTATTCAAAAGGGTCAATTGATTTTGATGACTTTTAG